Sequence from the Cucurbita pepo subsp. pepo cultivar mu-cu-16 chromosome LG02, ASM280686v2, whole genome shotgun sequence genome:
TCGGTTCAAAGCAAATTTTTGTGAAACAATACCTCGTAAAGTGGAAGGGGTTATCTTATCTACACTGCACATGGTAacttattttgttattttcttactGATTCTGCTTTGTTACAGCAATATCTCTGTTTGATTTCTGTTGTCCTTTCACTTCCGTAGCAGCCCTGGTTTTTCTCGTATCTTTTATTATGTTCcctttattcttaattttcaggGTGCCCGAGAAAGAATTTATTAGAGCTTTTAAAACTCATCCTCGCTTGAAGACTAAAGTAAACAATTTTCATAAGCAAATGGCATCAAACAACAATGCCGAGGAAGATTATGTTGCTATTCGACCTGAATGGACTACAGTGGACCGGATTCTTGCTTGCAGGtttattcttttcttggtGTTTGTTGCATCAGTTCCATTGTGACTATAATCTTTCAACCATCAGTGCCAATTCGAATCAACAGAATCGTTCGACCTTTTGcttgttttttaattgattacattttttttttcaatgaaatgatCTAACGCATCCGCATTCCTATGTACCCACCCTACACATGTATGATGTTTCTCCTGGTTCTTGTCCAGcatcttttatattatttctcCAATGTTGAATATTGAAGTCCTTTATTGTCTGTTTCCAAAAAGTTCcttaaatctttttatttcattctttgtTGCAACATTTTATAACGCCCAGGCATTGTGGGGTGGCAAAATGTGGCATACCACTATTGTCATTTTTCTTGTCCGTATGCGGCAGTCATATGGTTTCTCTTGTATGGGTATAGATCTCTTTGACGCTTTAAATCACCTGTACTGTATTCCCATTACATGTTATAACCAATTTGAATTAGAATGATGGAGCGAAAACTGAAAACTGATTGACGTGGATGCTGTTTTTCAATGATGTAGGGAAAACgatgaagaaaaagagtaTTTGGTGAAATATAAAGAACTTTCATATGATGAATGCTATTGGGAATTTGAATCGGACATCTCTGCCTTTCAGCCCGAAATCGACAAATTCCATAAAATTCAGTCTAGATCCCGCAAGTCTTCTAATAAGAATAAAAGCATCCATGGTGATGTTGGtgaagtaaagaaaaaacaaaaagaattccAACAATATGATTGTAGTCCTGAATTTCTTTCTGGAGGTACATAATTTTGTCCTATATGTTAAAGTGtagtatattatatttttctcatgatgatatgataagcTGTCCTTTCGATGCAAATGAAGGAACATTACATCCATATCAGCTCGAAGGGTTAAATTTCTTGCGTTTTTCTTGGTCCAAGCAAACTCATGTGATACTTGCTGATGAGATGGGGCTCGGTGAGTTATCGGTTCTCTCAATAAAAAGAAGTGTAAAAAGAGGTTCCATTTGATCtttaacttgaaaaaaatcatttctaCTTGGTTACAGGAAAAACCATACAGAGTATTGCCTTTTTAGCGTCCCTTTATGAAGAGAATTTATCTCCTCACTTGGTGGTTGCTCCATTATCGACGCTTCGAAATTGGGAGCGTGAATTTGCTACATGGGCTCCACATATGAATGTTGTATGTATCTGTTCATTATTAATTCGTCATAATGTTTGTTGCCTTGCATTATGTTAATGTGTTACTTGCTGTAGGTTATGTATGTGGGCTCTGCGCAAGCTCGTGCAGTTATAAGGGaatatgaatttttctttccaaagaATCATaagaaagtgaagaaaaagaaatctggCCTAATTATTACTGAAAGTAAGCAAGATAGAATCAAGTTTGATGTTCTGCTAACGTCATATGAGATGATTAACTTTGATGTGGCAACACTGAAGCCTATAAGATGGCAATCCTTGGTGAGTAAGATGTTCTGTTAACACCCATGCTAAGTGTGATGTTCATTTAAGGGATCATAATTGCTAACTtaccattttttcttattgttgATTTTTCTATTAGATTATTGATGAAGGCCATCGACTTAAGAACAaggattcaaaattattttcttcattgaaaCAATTTTCAAGTAACCATCGAGTACTCTTGACTGGAACTCCTCTTCAGGTTTGTTTTAGATCATATTAGTGCATTAAAGAtcatattatttgattttggattTCTTATTGCTATTGTATAGCATGACTTACCAGTATGGTAAGGTCGTTCTGTTCTTAGTTCGCTTCTTGGAAAATAAAACGGAAGATGTAGCTAACTCTTTGCTTTTTCATTCTGTTGATGCTGAATTTATTCATCTCAATGCAATGGTGCCATTGGTATTTGCAACCTTCAACATGTTGAAAAAATTTCCAGTTTATTGTTTTGATCTAATTTTTAGCGTTTTTGGTTTGCTTGTTACTTTTTCCTACTATTTTGGCAAaaaaatttttcaaaatttttattctaaaattactCCGCTCATTTTAAGGAACAACATGATGTTGAATTAAGTCATACATTTATCTGATGTTCCCATCTCTCAACTTGGCTGTTCATACGTAAATGCATGTAGCCAAATTTGTGAAAAGGGTAAATGCCTGCAGTTTTCTCACAGTTACTCGTGTTTTCATTTCAGAATAATCTCGATGAACTTTTCATGCTGATGCACTTCCTTGACGCTGGGAAGGTTAGTGGGACACTCCAGTCGAATCAGATATATTGCATATGTTGGTTATAAATCATACAAACATGATCAATGAATTTATTAGGATTTGATCACTTATGGATGCCTATATTCTTTTAGTTTGGAAGTCTTGAGGAGTTTCAAGAGGAGTTCAGAGATATCAATCAAGAGGAGCAAATCTTGAGGCTACACAAAATGTTAGCTCCCCATCTCCTGAGAAGTAAGGTTCTTAAACTTTGTCTAGTGATAGTTCAAATGttcacaaaaattaaaaaaNTTGCAGTTTAGTTTTTTGAGTTATTAGTTTCACAGCACAAATAGAATATTTTTGTCTCCATTAGTTTGAAATCATTGTGTTTAGAAGTGTTTTTCTCTAACCTTTAATTTCTGGCAGGGGTCAAGAAAGATGTCATGAAGGACCTACCCCCTAAGAAAGAACTTATTTTGCGTGTTGAATTAAGCAGTAAGCAGAAAGAATATTACAAAGCCATTTTAACCCGAAACTATCAAATATTAACTCGCCGTGGTGGTGCACAGGTAAGGCTGCAAGTTCACCGTCTacaattttttccttttctatttgataattataaGATTGTTGAAGTTTAAAACATTTCCATCAGATTTCTCTTATCAATGTCGTTATGGAATTGCGGAAGCTCTGTTGTCATGCTTACATGTTAGAAGGAGTTGAACCTGATATAGACGATGCTGAAGAAGCGTACAAGTAATTTTCTACCTCGATCTTCAGCCTTCCATGTTAAATAGTTAGATTCgcatatataaatttatgattttttccATATTCGTAGAGCGAATGCTAGTTATTTATGGAATTTGAATTCCTATTGGTTAATTTTGTACTACTGTATTTAACTTGACAGACAGCTTTTGGAAACTTCCGGGAAGTTGCATTTGTTGGATAAGATGATGGTGAGACTTAAAGAACAAGGTCATAGAGTTCTCATATATTCACAGTTTCAACACATGTTGGACTTGCTAGAAGACTATTGCTGTTACAAGGTAAGAAAAAGCAGTAGCGATTCTTATTGAAGAGAAAGGAAGACTGCTATTCTTTTGAGTATAGGTCTGATCGGTATGATTGTTTTATGGGTCAGAAATGGCACTATGAAAGAATTGATGGCAAGGTTTGTGGAGCTGAAAGACAAATTCGAATAGATCGATTCAATGCCAAGGGTTCCTCCAGATTTTGTTTTCTGCTTTCTACTCGAGCTGGGGGTCTGGGAATAAATCTTGCAACTGCTGACACCGTTATCATATATGACAGGTGTGATAATCTTctcattttatatttcatagttcatttttatattttctggGAAAATACGTTAGCTGTGATTTGCCAGAGGTGAATGCTTAAGAAGTGACTTctcattttatatttcatagttcatttttatattttctggGAAAATACGTTAGCTGTCATTTGGATGATTAACATGTCAATGCATATGATTATTACCGAAcggtgaaaaacctttttgTGGTTTTTGATGAGTTTTCACTCAACCAGCTTTATTAACCAATATCATTCTACTAATGTCTATTTGTAGTGATTGGAATCCCCATGCTGATCTACAGGCTATGGCTAGAGCTCACCGACTTGGGCAAACTAACAAGgtcttgaattttctcttttggaaTGTTTTGTGACTTACAGCTGCTGTTCACTGTTTTTACTCGGGAGCTTGGTTTGATGTTGCAGGTAATGATTTATCGGTTAGTAACACGAGGGACCATTGAAGAAAGGATGATGCAGAtgacaaagaagaagatggtttTAGAGCATTTAGTCGTCGGAAGGCTGAAGGCTCAGAACATCAATCAGGTATACAAATTCTATAATATGTGTAGTTTTACTTTAACAAAGAAGCACTTTgtattcttgttcttgagttTTACTGAACATTTTGCCTATCTCATTTCATTTCAGGAAGAGCTAGATGATATTATAAGGTATGGCTCAAAGGAATTATTTGCTGATGAGAATGATGAGGCAGGGAAATCTCGTCAAATTCATTATGATGATGCTGCGATAGAAAGGTAACTTTTAATTCCGTTAGTTTAAACAATAACTATCGATATGCTTGTTATTAAATCTTATGCATAACATTGTTCGCAGATTGCTGGATCGTGATCAAATTAGAGACGAAGAAGCAACCATGGATGACGAAGAGGATGATGAATTTCTGAAGGCCTTTAAGGTTTTATTTACACTAATTATTTTCTCGTGCATTCATAAAGATTTGTTAGTTGAACTGCATATTCGAGGTATTGTCATTGTGTTATTATGCCTTTCAGATAACAgtatttgtttgaaatttatggaGCCAGCATGCAAATTGGGAAGGAGAAGCATGGCATTTATATACCCTTTTATTCACTTGTCGGATTTCTCATTTAATCTACGTTTGGCAtgccttttaaaatatttatggatgattacagatatatttttttttttcaaaaagttgACATGgtttggttaaatttttttatgttcaaaAGCACTTTCGAGAAATTCTGAAAACAGATTAAAGACAAACAAAATCGCTTCACTTGAGAAACAATTTTTTCGAAAGGGGTATGCCAAACAAACACTGATAACAATACGAGGCAACCCAGTTTTATAACGTGAAATCTCTCTGAGAACTGTTTTTTGCATGCGGAATGCTTACAACATTTGTTTCActtttgtgttcattttcattttgtgaGTGATGCAGACCTAATTATATGCTGTAGGTGGCAAATTTTGAGTATATCGACGAGGTAGAAGCTGCAGCAGAAGAGGCAGCCAAAAGGGCATCCATGGAAAGTAAGCCTGTTGCAAGCAACTTGGAAAGAGCTAGCTATTGGGAAGAGTTGTTGAAGGACAAATATGAAGTGCATAAGGTAGAAGAGTTCAATGCTTTGGGTAAAGGAAAGAGGAGCCGGAAACAGGTCAGTCAGATATGATATCATTGTTGTATATGTAGTTATAATCAATGCAATTCCTACAAAACGTGCCACGTTCTTCAAGTTGTAAAATAGCTGTTCTCTCTCCTGGACCCTCCTCGGAAACATTACTACAAGTGCGGTTGTGAAACATTACTATTATGCTCCATTTAActtgattgaaatttaaaatgttcttCGTTCATTGGTTTGTTTCAAATAGTGTTTTTGAGTCATTACTGATTGAAGTTTGGGTGATTTGAACCTTGAAATCCATTTAGATGGTATCTGTTGAAGAAGACGACCTCGCTGGACTAGAAGATGTAAGCTCCGAGGGTGAGGATGATAACTATGAAGCTGATTTGACTGACGGTGAAGCAAATTCAACTGGTATTCCTTCTGTGAAAAAGCCTTATCGGAGGAAATCTCGCGGTATAATTCCAATTTGCTCCCGTTTGCTCTGATTATTTGATAATCCCTTAATTTATTGATCTTGACTCTTCATGGTTCGATTTCCAGTGGATAGCACTGAGCCACTTCCCTTAATGGAAGGGGAAGGAAGAGCATTCAGAGTTCTTGGTTTCAACCAAAATCAAAGGGCTGCATTTGTGCAAATTTTAATGAGGTTCTTGCCAACTTTTgtgctttattttttattttttctgtcCCTGATTCCCGATTTGTCTTTAACCCCGTAAGTGTTTTACGTTGCCTACTTTCTCGTGTTTGTAAATGAAGCTTTACCAATATTTTCATTGTTAGCGTTTCTATGCTGTCAAGTGATAACAGTTGATTTACACGACACAGGTTTGGCGTCGGGGACTTTGACTGGAAGGAGTTTAATTCTCGTATGAAGCAGAAGACTTATGAAGAAATAAAGGAGTAAGTGCTGTAGAGtaactattttttgtttcttgttcatttttattggaaaaaaCAAGTAGAAACATGTTTATAACCCTTTATTGTTTGTTGTTctctgaaatttaaattaaaacgtaaaagttatatattaaaataattttttttaaaaaaaaattaaatatcgaAAAATTCAAggtcatatttatttaatagataTTTATGAAGCATTTTAGAagtaaaaaagataatattatgAATGTTTGATGTGTTTTTTACAACCGTTACTTTTTGTTCAGATATGGGACTCTTTTCTTATCTCACATTGCTGAAGATATCACTGACTCCCCCAACTTTTCGGGTATTGTATCCTCAACACTTGttttgtgtaaaaaaaaacaaaggtttcatgaaaaaaagaaaagaaaaatacatatacatacatacatacatatatatatacatacatatatatatatatatatacgcacacacatatacatatatatatatatatatacacacacacatatacatatatatatatatatatatatacacacacacacacacacatatatatatatatatgtatgtatgtatgtatatatgtgaTATACGACGGTTTTATATGAGAACTCCCTAGCTAAtaattaagaggaaaaaaagTGATATTTGGAATCTCGACGTTAATGCAGACTTAAAATGAAGCTTTAACATGCACAAGGCTTCAAATCTCGTGCATCCTTTGATGCTTTGTCTTCAACTGTTTctgcattttaatttttttgtggaatactaatattttaatattctacATGATGTTCCGTTTAGATGGTGTTCCTAAAGAAGGACTCAGAATACAAGATGTGCTGATCAGAATTGCAGTTATACTCTTGATAAGGGATAAAGTAAGCTTTGATATGTTAACTGTTTTATTGTTGTAATTCCTTGTACTTCAGCCTGAAGATCCACTGGGTATCTATTCTTCAAATTATGAACTATTTTGGGGCATTCGCTTTTCTCTAAGGATGGAAATGTGGCTTAAATGCTATGCAGTCGCCTTTTCAAGGGAATGCATAAAACTATAGATTAActacagacgtgttttaaaactttgaggggaagctcataagggaaagcccaaagaggacaatatctactaacggtgggcttgggctgttacaaatggtatcagaaccagtcATTGGACGGTGTTCCAGTGGAGCCCAggaggggatggattgtgagatcccacatcggttggagaagagaacgaagcattctttataagggtgtggaaacctcttcctaactgacacgttttagaaccttgagggaaagtctagaagggaaagcccaaagaggatagtatctgctagcggttggcttgagctgttacagaaACTATAAAATTAACCCTCTGGAGGATTTACTTGGCtggaaataattaatatagttttaaCTTGAAGGGGAAAAAGTTGGGGGTTGATGAATGAATTAGCCAAATTCCATGGCTCTTTTTGAGACGGAGTATAACTACTATAGATTGTCTGTAATCAGAGGGTTCTTGTATGATTCTTTGGGGATTTTGTTCTTATAGTAAtctttttacatattttttttgccAATGCATGTTTACTTATGTgatcattttttgttctttttggtggAATTATAGGCAAAATTTGTCCCAGAAAATCCGAATGCTCCACTTTTCACAGACGACATTTTATCTCGTTACCCCGGACTTAAAGGTGGAAAACATTGGAAGGAAGAACATGATAGATTGTTGCTACTCGCTGTTCTGAAGTATGGATTTTCACTAATTTGTTTCATTCCTTCAGATTGATGACTTGATTTTGTATTACTACTATGACAAAGGGTTATCAATTCATAGGTTTCCACAAATATGTCTGCTAGATTCatacttgaaattttaaagctttgatcTTCAAGCACTAATCTTCAAATCTTCTCATATCTCAAGGCATGGCTACGGTAGATGGCAAGCGATTATTGACGATAAGGACCTCAAGATTCAAGAGGTGATTTGTCTGGAGTTGAATCTTCCTGTCATTAACCTACCTGTTCCCGGACAAACCGGTTCGCTTGTTCAGAATGGTGGAAGCACGTCAAATACTGAAGCAACTGGTAGCGAGTccagagaaaaggaaaacggCGGTGGAAACGATGCTGCCTCTGATGTGCAGGGAGGAGGAACTGATACTGCTAACCAATCCCAGTTATATCAAGATTCGTCtatatattatcattttagaGATATGCAGAGACGACAGGTTGAATTCGTCAAGAAAAGGGTGCTCCTCTTGGAAAAAGGGCTGAATGCAGAGTACCAGAAAGAATACTTTGTAAGTTCTAAACTCCTCAAGGCATTAGTGTGGTCACAGGTTTTCAAAATATGGACTGCATTGAATGCCCGCCATCATCACTGGCGTTGCGTCTgcatattatttatgaaatcttGAACTGAACGAGAAGATTCTAGTTCAAAGTTCAAGTCATTGAAAGGTTTAAAgatatttgtgagatcccatgttggtcagagaggagaacaaagaatttcttacaagggtgtggaaacctctccctattagacgcgttctaaaaccttgaggggaagtctagaaggaaaaatccaaagaggacaatatctgctagcggcggGCCTGGgtagttacaaatggtatcagagcgagacATCGAGCAGTATGCCAACGActacgttgggcccccaagggggtggattgtgagatcccacattggttggagagggaacaaagcattctttataaagatgaaacctctccatattagatgcgttttaaaacctcaaggggaagcccagaagggaaaacccaaagaggacaatatctgctagcggtaggcttgggctgttacaacaTTTGTCGTGGTCTATCttagaaaatttcaaactaacATGGTTATTATCGACTCTTTTTAGCTTGATTATCGACTCTATATTAAATTGTTGGGTTTTAGATATCATTGtatcaaatcatttttcttgattcattttttttttcttctttcctcctCTCTTCTCTCAGGGCGATACGAAGGCAAATGAAATGACAAGTGAAGATATTGAGAATGAATCCAAGGTTTCGAATGTGCCAGGTCCTAGCTCTATGGAGACAGATACTCAAAAGAAGGATCAGTTGCCTCAAGTAGAACCAATTTGTAAGCgtcttttctttaataattggTTACTTAAGAATAGCATTCATAACTTCGTTATACTATGGTTTAAACTTGCTTGATAAAGGACTTGGAGGAAATGAGTTCATGCTAGGGAAGCTACCTACTTAGGATTTAACATCTTGCGAATTTCTTTAACAACCAAATGTAGTTGGATCAGGGGTGGTTGTCTCGTGAGATTAGTCTTGGTGAGCACAAGGTGACCCAAATactaagatttttttttaaattgtttgagAATTCGTTGTATACACTATGGTGTTTGggtgtaagatcccacattggttggaagtgggaatgaatcattccttataaggatgtagaaacctctccttagtagacgcgttttaaaaccgtaaggctgacgacgatatgtaatgagccaaagtgggcaatatctaccagcggtaggcttgggtaCAAATGGTGTTAGAGCTAGACACGGGACGacgtgtcagcaaggacgctgacttccaaaggaggtggattgtgagatcccacattggatggaaaagggaacgaaacattccttacaaggatatagaaacttctccctagtagatgcgttttgaAACTGTGAGGccgacggcgatatgtaacgggtcaaaacagacaatatctactagtggtgggcttaggcggTTACAATgagatatattttttgtataGCACGTTTGGAAGACAATAACGATGGttgaaataaagttttaaacaaTCTTTTGAACGCCCTTGTCAAAAAATCCAGGATTCTTTGGTAACAAACTGACAGTGACTGTATTTTGCCTTGTGCAGCTTCAGAAGAAACTTGTGATGACAATCCTGATAGGTTAGAATTAAGTCGGCTTTACAACGAGGTAATTCTTTAcgtttctttttaatataaaaccGTTAACGGCGTTCATCTGTGGACGTTTCTTCACAAATCTCCGTCTCgacttttaaatatatcatcCATTTTCTTAGCAGATGTGCAaggttttggatgaaaattgcAAAGAGCTGGTCCATGCACCCTCTGGGAGCCACCATGCAGCTTCTGACTTGAAAAATAACCTCCTCCCCTTAGAGAAGATTTTTGACGACGTGGACCGAATTCTTTCTTCACAGTCAAACCCCATTAACGAACAACCAACTTCGGTTTCTGATCCACAACCAGTTGTCGTTGAATCACCGAGCACCGATTTGGGTCTTAAACCATCACTTGCGGATCCAGACAGTGAAAAGGATGCTGTTGTCACAGAAATGGAGATAGATCCTGCAAAAGATTCAGAGTCGAAAAAGGAAAGCGACAGGTTGATGCCAATAGACCTTGATCTCATCGACGAAAAGTCTGAACCATCTGCTCAAGTAGAAATTCCCGAATCATCTGCTCGTGTTCCAGCTTCCGATGATCCATGCCCAGATCAGCCAGATTCTACACCTCAACCGGAGAAACATAGCGTCGTTGATGAAATGGAAGTTGAAGCGAGCAAGGATATCGCTTCACCAGAATATAACGAGGAAGGTAACCCGCAGGTGATCGTGTTAGATGATTAGAGAAAAACAAGCAATTCAGCAATGTAAGAATTATAACGTtgtaaaaggaaagaaaaatattaactacAATGAATGATACGAACTCACAGGGAACAAACAGCTAGGAAATTCTCCAACAGTAATGTTTTGAAGAtctatttgattttctttaattttctattcaaCTCAAATATTAGAATTATTATGCTATTATTTTAGGTGAAGAAAGCTAAGGTACAAAAATATATGTCAATTATTCATCTAATTGTCAAGATATTGACGGTATAGAAACGGTGCTCCGGAGTTAGCTTAGGCAGGTTAGATTCAACTCAATTGGTCgggttgtaaattttttcaatctaaactatctttattaaataataaacctaACCCACTTTAGACGAGACCGATTGTATGGCTAAAATGGCTTGCTTAGGATTGGTTTGGGTTGTTCgagtcatttatttaattttttttttaataaaaataaaatgttagttcgtaaaaacatttatttatttatttttaaacatttaatacaCATACGACtcaattttgtatattttgaaatttattttaaaaatcatattagagataataattttaaaaaataatatttattcaattttgtatattttgaaatttattttaaaaatgatgttagagataataattttaaaaaatattgtaccATAAatcaaaatgtatttttttaaaactaattctgctcataaaatttttatttactccaatctaatctaatttaaataaattcataatccaatattttttaatagggTAGGATCAAAAATCACTACGAATTTAAAAgttagtttaataattaaaatattatttcttttcattttttcgtGACGACAAAGATGAACATAAACTATGGATTTAGTATCGATTTTGTGTGCGGGTTTGAATTATTAACCACCGCCATTATCACCATTGCactcatttttaaaaatggctATCAacttaaaaagataatatttcttttgaagtccCCAACAAATATTCTTCCTTTACTTCATTAAAGACACTATAAATAGAGGTAGCCCCTAATTGTTTAGTGTATTTAAGCTTTAACTATTAGGCTATTATAATGGAGGCACCCAACTCCCTTTCTCTTCCACTActcaaattcaacaaaaatgtCTGGTCGGTTTGGCTTCATTATGAAGCCACTAAACTCTATTCTCCCATATTTCTCCTTCAACAAATATCATTCTTTACCCGAGCCTCTCGAGGAGTAGTTTTACACTGACTAATTAAAGAGAAGATCGTGAACTTATAAGTAAAGAACAtcatctccattagtatgagacattttgaCGAAGCCTCTAGCCCCgttattcaaaa
This genomic interval carries:
- the LOC111788081 gene encoding CHD3-type chromatin-remodeling factor PICKLE, with translation MSSLVERLRVRSERRPVYNLDESDDDFDYKHKKPGSTQDKFEKLEREDKKEDACQACGESENLLSCETCTYAYHPKCLVPPLKSPVPSNWRCPECVSPLSDIDKLLDCEMRPTLAEDSDATKLGSKQIFVKQYLVKWKGLSYLHCTWVPEKEFIRAFKTHPRLKTKVNNFHKQMASNNNAEEDYVAIRPEWTTVDRILACRENDEEKEYLVKYKELSYDECYWEFESDISAFQPEIDKFHKIQSRSRKSSNKNKSIHGDVGEVKKKQKEFQQYDCSPEFLSGGTLHPYQLEGLNFLRFSWSKQTHVILADEMGLGKTIQSIAFLASLYEENLSPHLVVAPLSTLRNWEREFATWAPHMNVVMYVGSAQARAVIREYEFFFPKNHKKVKKKKSGLIITESKQDRIKFDVLLTSYEMINFDVATLKPIRWQSLIIDEGHRLKNKDSKLFSSLKQFSSNHRVLLTGTPLQNNLDELFMLMHFLDAGKFGSLEEFQEEFRDINQEEQILRLHKMLAPHLLRRVKKDVMKDLPPKKELILRVELSSKQKEYYKAILTRNYQILTRRGGAQISLINVVMELRKLCCHAYMLEGVEPDIDDAEEAYKQLLETSGKLHLLDKMMVRLKEQGHRVLIYSQFQHMLDLLEDYCCYKKWHYERIDGKVCGAERQIRIDRFNAKGSSRFCFLLSTRAGGLGINLATADTVIIYDSDWNPHADLQAMARAHRLGQTNKVMIYRLVTRGTIEERMMQMTKKKMVLEHLVVGRLKAQNINQEELDDIIRYGSKELFADENDEAGKSRQIHYDDAAIERLLDRDQIRDEEATMDDEEDDEFLKAFKVANFEYIDEVEAAAEEAAKRASMESKPVASNLERASYWEELLKDKYEVHKVEEFNALGKGKRSRKQMVSVEEDDLAGLEDVSSEGEDDNYEADLTDGEANSTGIPSVKKPYRRKSRVDSTEPLPLMEGEGRAFRVLGFNQNQRAAFVQILMRFGVGDFDWKEFNSRMKQKTYEEIKEYGTLFLSHIAEDITDSPNFSDGVPKEGLRIQDVLIRIAVILLIRDKAKFVPENPNAPLFTDDILSRYPGLKGGKHWKEEHDRLLLLAVLKHGYGRWQAIIDDKDLKIQEVICLELNLPVINLPVPGQTGSLVQNGGSTSNTEATGSESREKENGGGNDAASDVQGGGTDTANQSQLYQDSSIYYHFRDMQRRQVEFVKKRVLLLEKGLNAEYQKEYFGDTKANEMTSEDIENESKVSNVPGPSSMETDTQKKDQLPQVEPISSEETCDDNPDRLELSRLYNEMCKVLDENCKELVHAPSGSHHAASDLKNNLLPLEKIFDDVDRILSSQSNPINEQPTSVSDPQPVVVESPSTDLGLKPSLADPDSEKDAVVTEMEIDPAKDSESKKESDRLMPIDLDLIDEKSEPSAQVEIPESSARVPASDDPCPDQPDSTPQPEKHSVVDEMEVEASKDIASPEYNEEGNPQVIVLDD